The Ananas comosus cultivar F153 linkage group 2, ASM154086v1, whole genome shotgun sequence genome contains a region encoding:
- the LOC109724300 gene encoding structural maintenance of chromosomes protein 4: protein MPEESTSPTAAASGGGGGGHSPSAPPKSRPRLFIKEMVLRNFKSYAGEQRIGPFHKSFSAVVGPNGSGKSNVIDAMLFVFGKRAKQMRLNKVSELIHNSSDHQNLDSAAVSVHFQEIVDLADGTNEAVEGSDFVVTRIAFRDNSSRYYINERASNFTEVTKMLKGKGVDLDNNRFLILQGEVEQISLMKPKVQGAHDEGFLEYLEDIIGTNQYVEKIEEAQRQLEVLNEKRSASVNMVKLAEKERESLENVKNEAEEYMLKELSLLKWQEKATKLSSDDAATRVILLQEDVSNLETNLTSEREKIQQNSSTLKELESVYNKYVKRQEELDTEMRTCKDQFKEFERQDVKYREDLKHLKQKIKKLDDKVEKDASKLDESMKDIDESSNLIPKLEGEIPKLQQLLLAEEKLLEEIKESSRDETERHHLELIKVRAELEPWENQLIEHKGKLDVASAESKLLKEKHIACQVEFEQAQQENNDIVEKIKTKKASITEIQAKIERNRLGAMEAHKIEEESLKKEESLIPLEQAARQKLSEIMSVLETEKTQGAVLKAILQAKESKDIEGIFGRLGDLGAIEAKYDVAISTACPGLDYIVVETTAAAQACVELLRRKNLGVATFMIMEKQVDHLHKLNKKVQTPENVPRLFDLVTVKDERLKLAFFAVLGNTVVAEDLNQATRIAYGGDKEFRRVVTLEGALFEKSGTMSGGGTKPRGGKMGTSIRESVSGEVILNAEKELAELVDQLSILRQRITDARSCYQAAEGEIAHLEMELAKSWKEIDSLNAQYSYNEKRLGSLKTASQPKEDDLCRLEELDHIILAEQRELDKLAKCSSKLKDRAFELQNKIENAGGEVLKNQKSKVTNIQSEIDKTSTEINRHKVKIATCEKFVKKLTKGIEESKKEKEKNMEEKEKMMSVFKEIEQKAFLVQENYKKTQELIDKHKDVLDETKAKYNKLKKMMEELRAAEVDAEYKLQDAKKLAKEWEMKTKALKKRVDDIQLNLVKHMDQIQMDAVDPEKLQATVSEESLNDACDMKRAMEMVALLEAQIKEMNPNLDSIAEYRKKVLLYNARVDELNSVTQERDDLKKLYDGLRKKRLDEFMTGFNIISLKLKEMYQMITLGGDAELELVDSLDPFSEGVVFSVRPPKKSWKNIANLSGGEKTLSSLALVFALHHYKPTPLYVMDEIDAALDFKNVSIVGHYVKDRTRDAQFIIISLRNNMFELADRLVGIYKTHNCTKSITVNPGSFVDCGKAA, encoded by the exons ATGCCGGAAGAGTCGACCAGTCCGACCGCGGCGGcgtccggcggcggcggcggcggccactcTCCTTCGGCGCCTCCAAAGAGCAGGCCGCGGCTCTTCATCAAGGAGATGGTGCTCCGCAATTTCAAATCCTACGCCGGCGAGCAGCGCATCGGCCCCTTCCACAAG AGCTTCTCGGCAGTTGTGGGCCCTAATGGCAGCGGGAAAAGCAACGTCATAGACGCGATGCTCTTCGTGTTTGGGAAGCGGGCGAAGCAG ATGCGTCTGAATAAGGTATCGGAGCTGATACACAATTCTAGCGACCATCAAAACCTGGACAGTGCTGCAGTTTCCGTCCACTTCCAAGAAATTGTCGATCTG GCTGACGGAACCAACGAGGCTGTCGAGGGCAGTGACTTTGTCGTTACAAGGATTGCTTTTAGGGACAACTCTTCTAGATACTACATTAACGAGCGTGCAAGTAATTTCACCGAAGTCACCAAAATGCTTAAAGGGAAAGGGGTGGACCTGGACAACAACCGCTTTCTAATTCTACAG GGTGAGGTCGAGCAGATTTCCCTAATGAAACCCAAGGTTCAAGGGGCCCATGATGAGGGCTTTTTAGAATATCTGGAGGATATTATTGGGACAAATCAGTATGTGGAAAAGATCGAAGAAGCGCAGAGACA GCTTGAGGTCCTCAATGAAAAACGATCTGCATCAGTGAATATGGTGAAACTAgctgagaaagaaagagaaagcttAGAG AATGTCAAAAATGAAGCAGAGGAATATATGTTGAAGGAACTATCACTTTTGAAATGGCAAGAGAAGGCAACTAAATTGTCTTCTGATGATGCTGCTACTCGTGTTATTCTCTTGCAAGAGGATGTGTCAAACCTGGAAACAAATCTCACAAGTGAGAG GGAGAAGATTCAACAGAATTCTTCTACATTGAAGGAACTAGAAAGTGTATACAATAAATATGTGAAAAGACAAGAG GAACTCGACACTGAGATGAGAACCTGTAAAGACCAGTTTAAGGAGTTTGAACGACAAGATGTGAAATACAGAGAAGATTTAAAGCACCTcaagcaaaaaattaaaaaattagatgacAAAGTTGAAAAG GATGCATCCAAACTAGATGAATCGATGAAAGATATAGACGAATCCTCGAATCTCATTCCAAAACTCGAGGGAGAGATACCCAAACTACAACAGCTGTTGCTTGCGGAAGAAAAGCTATtagaagaaattaaagaaagCTCTCGGG ATGAAACTGAGAGACATCATTTGGAGCTCATCAAAGTCCGGGCAGAGTTAGAACCCTGGGAGAACCAGCTGATTGAGCATAAAGGGAAACTTGATGTTGCATCTGCTGAAAGCAAGCTTTTGAAAGAAAAG CACATTGCTTGCCAAGTAGAATTTGAGCAGGCTCAACAAGAGAATAATGATATAGTGGAGAAAATCAAAACGAAGAAGGCAAGCATTACAGAGATTCAAGCTAAAATAGAGAGAAACCGGCTTGGAGCGATGGAAGCTCATAAAATTGAAGAA GAAAGCTTAAAGAAGGAAGAGTCGCTTATTCCTCTTGAACAAGCTGCCAGACAGAAACTTTCAGAAATCATGTCTGTTTTGGAAACTGAAAAGACTCAGGGTGCAGTTCTAAAAGCAATTCTGCAAGCCAAGGAATCAAAGGACATAGAAGGAATTTTTGGCCGATTAGGTGATCTTGGTGCAATAGAGG CAAAATATGATGTTGCCATATCTACAGCCTGTCCTGGGCTGGATTACATTGTTGTTGAGACAACTGCAGCAGCACAAGCTTGTGTTGAGTTACTTCGGAGGAAGAATCTTGGCGTTGCAACTTTCATGATAATG GAAAAACAAGTAGATCATCTGCACAAGCTAAACAAGAAAGTTCAAACTCCTGAAAATGTTCCACGCCTATTTGATCTGGTAACTGTCAAAGATGAGAGACTGAAGTTGGCTTTTTTTGCTGTCTTGGGAAACACCGTTGTAGCAGAAGACCTCAATCAG GCTACAAGAATTGCATATGGTGGGGATAAAGAATTTCGACGCGTAGTGACACTGGAAGGTGCACTTTTTGAGAAGTCTGGCACAATGAGTGGCGGTGGAACCAAGCCTCGAGGTGGTAAGATGGGTACATCTATTAGGGAAAGTGTTTCAGGAGAAGTTATTCTAAATGCTGAAAAGGAACTTGCGGAACTTGTTGACCAACTCAGTATCTTGAGACAAAGAATTACTGATGCTAGAAGCTGTTATCAGGCTGCTGAAGGAGAGATAGCCCATCTTGAAATGGAGTTGGCAAAAAGTTGGAAGGAG ATAGACAGTTTGAATGCACAATACAGTTACAATGAAAAGCGACTTGGTTCGCTGAAAACTGCTTCACAGCCAAAAGAGGATGATCTTTGCAGACTGGAGGAGTTGGATCACATCATACTTGCCGAGCAGAGGGAATTGGACAAGCTTGCTAAATGCTCTAGTAAGCTCAAAGATAGA GCTTTCGAGCTTCAGAACAAAATCGAAAATGCAGGTGGAGAAGTGCTAAAGAATCAGAAATCAAAAGTGACAAATATCCAATCT GAAATTGACAAAACCAGTACAGAAATAAATCGTCACAAAGTTAAGATAGCAACATGTGAGAAATTCGTGAAGAAATTAACTAAGGGAATTGAAGAGtcgaagaaagaaaaagagaaaaatatggaggagaaagagaagatgaTGTCCGTTTTTAAAGAGATAGAGCAAAAGGCATTTTTAGTTCAGGAAAACTATAAGAAAACTCAAGAG CTTATTGACAAGCATAAAGATGTGCTTGACGAAACAAAGGCCaaatacaacaaattaaagaaaatgatggaGGAGCTACGAGCTGCTGAG GTTGATGCTGAGTACAAATTGCAAGATGCGAAAAAACTTGCAAAAGAGTGGGAGATGAAGACGAAGGCGCTCAAAAAAAGGGTTGATGATATACAATTGAATCTTGTCAAACACATGGACCA AATTCAAATGGACGCAGTTGATCCTGAAAAGCTTCAGGCAACAGTTAGTGAGGAGTCACTAAATGACGCCTGTGATATGAAAAGAGCAATGGAGATGGTGGCATTGCTAGAAGCTCAGATAAAAGAGATGAATCCAAACTTGGATTCAATTGCAGA ATATAGGAAAAAGGTTCTACTATACAATGCACGCGTGGATGAGCTAAATTCTGTGACACAAGAGCGAGATGACCTCAAAAAGCTGTATGATGGGTTGAGGAAGAAACG GTTAGATGAGTTCATGACAGGATTCAACATAATATCCCTGAAGTTGAAGGAGATGTATCAG ATGATTACTCTTGGGGGTGATGCAGAATTGGAACTTGTTGATTCCTTGGATCCTTTTTCTGAA